In Flammeovirgaceae bacterium 311, one DNA window encodes the following:
- a CDS encoding integrase (COG0582 Integrase), with the protein MSVSYSNKFFLKPVEGSKRAKVYQRIIVNREKTELYTGIELDPKLWEEGLQRTKGNNVLNKRLSDKENEVHTIIDQLQRDKKHVTAKAVKRLIRGEDGTKGTLLKEYVQKFIQVREQNAENAQRTIWGYNNFSDHLDSFLVHHNYGEDVLLNQIDYNFLQNLDSFLLQQKAVGKGEGKLKRNSVNKHHSRFRAILSQAVREGLLVKNPYAGFQLKNAPTHRQYLTAQELSSLIKHDLGGNASLKKVRDIFIWSVYTGLRYQDAIDMQARQVQKDKEGNYSFQLYQNKTGESVNVPLLPPAVAIFKRYDTDERKITGKVLPRISNQKVNAYLKVIADLVGIDKPLTHHIARHTCATTVLLSNDVPIEIVSKWLGHNDVKTTQIYAKITNQSLLKAGKKIAEIIQENGVE; encoded by the coding sequence ATGTCAGTCAGCTACAGCAATAAGTTTTTCCTGAAGCCTGTGGAAGGCTCAAAGAGAGCGAAGGTTTACCAGCGCATTATTGTAAACCGGGAGAAGACGGAACTATACACCGGCATTGAGCTGGACCCAAAGTTATGGGAAGAAGGCTTGCAACGGACAAAGGGCAACAACGTCCTCAATAAGCGCCTATCTGATAAGGAGAATGAGGTGCATACCATTATCGACCAGCTGCAGCGGGATAAAAAGCATGTTACCGCTAAAGCAGTCAAGCGGCTTATCAGAGGTGAGGATGGAACCAAAGGAACCCTACTGAAAGAGTATGTCCAAAAATTCATCCAGGTCAGAGAGCAGAATGCTGAAAATGCACAGCGTACTATCTGGGGCTACAATAATTTCTCTGATCACCTGGACTCTTTTCTGGTTCACCATAACTATGGAGAGGATGTTTTGCTCAATCAGATTGACTACAATTTTCTGCAAAATTTGGACTCTTTCCTGTTGCAGCAAAAGGCCGTGGGCAAGGGTGAAGGTAAGTTGAAACGTAACTCGGTAAATAAACATCACTCTCGATTCAGGGCTATTCTAAGTCAGGCAGTTAGAGAAGGGCTGTTGGTGAAAAATCCATACGCCGGGTTTCAGTTAAAAAATGCACCTACTCATCGTCAGTATTTAACTGCCCAAGAGCTGTCGTCACTTATCAAGCACGACTTAGGCGGAAATGCCAGCCTAAAGAAGGTAAGAGATATCTTCATTTGGAGCGTTTATACAGGATTGCGCTACCAGGATGCCATTGACATGCAGGCAAGACAAGTGCAGAAAGACAAAGAGGGAAATTACAGTTTTCAGCTTTATCAGAACAAGACTGGCGAATCTGTTAATGTGCCGCTCTTGCCCCCTGCAGTGGCGATATTCAAGCGATATGATACTGATGAGCGCAAGATTACAGGCAAAGTGCTGCCCCGAATTTCGAACCAGAAAGTAAATGCATATCTAAAGGTGATTGCTGATCTGGTAGGGATTGATAAGCCCTTAACGCATCACATTGCCCGTCATACCTGTGCTACTACTGTACTGCTTTCCAATGATGTTCCCATTGAAATTGTAAGTAAATGGCTGGGACACAACGATGTAAAAACTACCCAGATTTATGCGAAGATCACCAATCAGTCTTTGCTAAAAGCTGGTAAGAAAATAGCTGAAATTATACAGGAAAATGGGGTGGAATGA
- a CDS encoding GTP-binding protein HflX (COG2262 GTPases), whose product MIEPISTAAKVEKAVLVALVTPRQSAEQAKEYLEELSFLAETSGVQTLATFTQRLDRPDTRTFVGKGKLEDIKAFVQEHEADIVIFDDELTPSQVRNLEQELQCKILDRSLLILNIFSIRAKTAQAKAQVELAQYQYLLPRLTRMWSHLSKQKGGIGMRGPGEKELETDRRIVRDKIAFLREKLDKIEKQSLTQRKGRKQLARVALVGYTNVGKSTLMRLLSKSDVFAENKLFATVDSTVRKVVINEIPFLLTDTVGFIRKLPHTLVECFKSTLDEIREADLLLHVVDISHPASHEQIEIVNSTLAEIGAGDKPMIMVYNKVDAMPEEERLNLQESGVPEESEQPVVDRVFISALEKRNIESLRSKVNEQVKERHYEIYPNYLQPQIYEGSWSMDGEEWSLDGEEE is encoded by the coding sequence ATGATAGAACCAATTTCAACTGCTGCAAAGGTAGAGAAAGCTGTGCTGGTAGCCCTGGTAACCCCCAGGCAATCGGCAGAGCAAGCCAAGGAATACCTGGAGGAACTCTCTTTTTTAGCGGAAACCTCCGGTGTACAGACCCTGGCTACCTTTACCCAGCGCTTAGACCGGCCAGATACCCGAACCTTTGTAGGGAAGGGTAAGCTGGAGGATATAAAAGCTTTTGTGCAGGAGCACGAAGCAGATATTGTCATCTTTGATGATGAGCTAACTCCTTCCCAGGTGCGCAACCTGGAGCAGGAATTGCAGTGTAAGATTTTAGACCGTAGTCTCCTGATTCTGAACATATTTAGTATCCGGGCCAAGACTGCGCAGGCAAAAGCGCAGGTAGAGCTGGCGCAGTACCAGTACTTATTGCCCAGGCTTACCCGCATGTGGAGTCACCTTAGCAAACAAAAAGGTGGTATTGGTATGCGTGGTCCTGGTGAGAAAGAGCTGGAGACTGACCGCCGGATTGTACGCGATAAAATAGCATTTCTCCGCGAGAAGCTCGATAAGATCGAGAAGCAGAGCCTGACCCAGCGCAAAGGCCGCAAGCAGCTGGCACGCGTTGCCCTGGTGGGTTATACCAACGTTGGCAAGTCTACCTTAATGCGCCTGCTTTCCAAGTCAGATGTTTTTGCCGAGAACAAGCTGTTTGCTACGGTAGACTCTACGGTGCGCAAGGTAGTGATCAACGAGATTCCCTTCCTGTTAACCGATACGGTAGGGTTTATCCGCAAGCTGCCTCACACCCTGGTAGAGTGCTTTAAATCTACGCTGGATGAGATCCGTGAAGCCGATCTGCTGCTGCATGTGGTAGATATTTCCCACCCTGCCAGCCATGAGCAGATAGAGATTGTAAACAGCACCCTGGCAGAAATTGGTGCCGGCGACAAGCCCATGATCATGGTATATAACAAGGTAGATGCCATGCCTGAAGAGGAGCGCCTGAATTTGCAGGAGTCCGGCGTACCTGAAGAAAGCGAGCAACCTGTGGTGGATCGTGTGTTTATTTCTGCACTGGAGAAACGGAACATTGAGTCCCTGCGGAGCAAAGTAAACGAGCAGGTAAAGGAACGGCATTACGAGATTTACCCCAACTACCTGCAGCCCCAGATTTACGAAGGCAGCTGGAGTATGGATGGTGAGGAGTGGAGTTTAGATGGTGAAGAGGAATAG
- a CDS encoding group 1 glycosyl transferase (COG0438 Glycosyltransferase), with translation MSLVKALQDEGMEVYAIAPEDKYSHRLTEKGCHYVPVAMQSSGANPLHEAGVFYNLYQAYKQVQPDVILHYTIKPNLYGTVAAHLLGIPCINNVSGLGTAFLSNSMVAKVARRLYRVAFRFPNKVFFQNADDRNLFLKFGIVAPEITAVIPGSGIDTVRFSPNGQHVNKEFTFLVISRLLYDKGLLEYADAVRLLKQKGIRAKFQLLGAADPGHRRGIPLETLNEWIDEKLIDYLGTTDDVLPLIHKADCVVLPSYREGTPRTLLEAASAAKPIVATDVAGCNNVVTDGYNGFLCKHHDAEDLADKMLKMYELDDEQRKTLAQNSRRTAVDRFDEKIVIRHYMDAIREINP, from the coding sequence ATGAGCCTGGTAAAAGCCCTGCAGGATGAGGGGATGGAGGTATATGCTATTGCTCCGGAAGATAAATACTCACACCGCCTTACCGAAAAGGGATGTCATTATGTGCCGGTAGCCATGCAAAGCAGTGGCGCTAATCCTCTTCATGAAGCCGGTGTATTTTACAACCTCTACCAGGCTTATAAGCAGGTGCAGCCCGATGTGATCCTGCACTACACCATCAAACCTAATTTATACGGCACTGTTGCTGCCCATTTACTGGGCATCCCCTGTATTAATAATGTGAGTGGACTGGGTACTGCTTTTCTAAGCAACTCCATGGTTGCCAAAGTTGCCCGCAGGCTGTACCGGGTTGCCTTCCGCTTTCCTAACAAGGTGTTTTTCCAGAATGCTGACGACCGCAACCTCTTCCTGAAATTTGGTATTGTAGCCCCTGAAATAACTGCAGTAATTCCCGGATCAGGCATCGATACCGTACGTTTTTCACCTAATGGTCAGCACGTTAACAAAGAATTTACGTTCCTGGTGATCTCCAGGCTGCTGTACGACAAAGGCCTGCTGGAGTATGCCGATGCTGTACGACTGTTAAAGCAAAAGGGAATCAGGGCAAAGTTTCAGCTTCTCGGCGCTGCCGACCCCGGTCACAGAAGGGGCATTCCGCTGGAGACCCTAAATGAGTGGATAGACGAAAAGCTCATTGATTATTTGGGCACTACAGATGATGTTCTGCCTCTTATTCATAAGGCTGATTGTGTGGTACTCCCCTCCTACCGGGAAGGAACACCGCGCACCCTGCTGGAAGCTGCCAGCGCCGCCAAGCCTATTGTGGCTACCGATGTAGCAGGTTGTAACAACGTAGTTACTGATGGGTACAATGGTTTTCTGTGCAAACACCACGATGCTGAAGATCTTGCAGACAAAATGCTGAAGATGTATGAACTGGATGACGAACAGCGCAAAACGCTGGCACAAAACAGCCGCCGCACCGCAGTAGACAGATTTGATGAAAAGATCGTAATCAGACATTACATGGACGCTATTCGTGAAATCAATCCCTGA
- a CDS encoding dTDP-4-dehydrorhamnose 3,5-epimerase (COG1898 dTDP-4-dehydrorhamnose 3,5-epimerase and related enzymes) — protein MLFDDRGFFFESFHQKKLKEFGVKDLFLQDNQSFSKKGVLRGIHFQKGASQQSKLVRVIKGKVLDVAVDLRPNSPTFGKYHSTILDDQEHKQFYMPEGFGHGFLALEDTILLYKCNDYYSPADEGGIIWNDPQLNIDWGAEAPVISDKDLKLPTFKEFTDQLQL, from the coding sequence GTGCTCTTTGACGACAGGGGTTTCTTTTTTGAATCCTTTCACCAGAAAAAGCTGAAAGAGTTTGGCGTAAAGGACCTGTTCCTGCAGGACAACCAGTCTTTCTCTAAAAAAGGGGTATTGCGGGGCATACATTTTCAGAAAGGCGCCAGCCAGCAAAGCAAGCTCGTCAGGGTAATAAAAGGAAAAGTGCTGGATGTTGCAGTAGACCTAAGACCCAATTCGCCAACCTTTGGCAAGTACCACAGCACTATCCTGGACGACCAGGAGCACAAGCAGTTTTACATGCCCGAGGGCTTCGGCCATGGCTTTCTGGCCCTGGAAGATACCATACTACTTTATAAATGTAACGACTATTACAGTCCGGCTGATGAAGGCGGCATCATCTGGAACGATCCACAGCTCAACATCGACTGGGGAGCCGAAGCGCCTGTCATTTCAGATAAAGACCTGAAACTGCCTACTTTTAAAGAGTTCACTGATCAGCTGCAGCTTTGA